The genome window GAGTTCTGTGAActaatcatttaattatttatgtggattaataattaattaattatttaattaatttattaattaaataaataaatttatttaatctatGTGGAGAAATGTACTAGGGTAGGGTGAGGTCTTAttctcaaagcaaacaaacatatataGGAATAAGTTTACGAATAAATGTATAAGACATTtatcaagaaaattttaaacatttgggGACTAAACCAATGAAAACCCCTTGTGTAAATGGAAAGGCACAGGTAATCCTTCAGTAACAAGgatagttttctttatttaatccaTAAGTCCAACGTTATACTAAATAAGACCCCTATaggatttgttttaaaacttgtgaaaatgattctaaagtttacgtagaaaaaatattagaagtggctgggcacagaggctcatgcctataatcccagcactttgggaagccaaggcagatggatcaactgagctcaggagttcgagaccagcatggccaacatggtgaaaccttgtctttactaaaaatacaaaaattagcccagcgtggtggcacacacctgtaatcccagctattggggaagctggggcaggagaaatgcttgaatccaagaggcggagattgtagtgagccaagatcatgccactgcactccagcctgggcaacagagtgagactctgtcaaaaaaagaaagaaaaagagagcgagggagcgagagagagaagagaagagaagagaagaaagaaaagagaaggaaagaaaggaaggaagatgcTTATAAGGTACTACTGAAACTTAGGAATGCACAAGTATTGAAAGTCAAAGAATGGAAAATAGATATATCTGACAAGTATTAAGTTAAAGGAAAAATGGCATAGCTATATTAGTATCTCACAACAATAAGTTTaagacaataaatattattagGCAGAATTCTATTGAGGGCAATGTAGCAAATAATATAAACTAGAATCTAGAAATTTAGAATAAGATATAACATTCAACATGATTTTAAATACTTAACTCACAGGAAAGTGTACCCAGgtaccaaaaccaaacaagaaaCTAAAACCAGAGGGGTTGGTTTGGACTGAGGAGCTCAGCTGATGCTTTGGCAACAGGAGTGGGAATGGTGAAGAGTTGTAAGTCTTGATATCTGAGAAAGCAGAATTACAATATGCAGGAGGCATATTATAGGAATAAGGAATAGGAACAGAGACTTTtctcacacacatatactcatCCAAATGCCTGGACTCATgaaaggataatttttttaaaaatctcatgaaCAAAGAGAGATAACAAAGAATCTTATGATCCCTGCCTAAGTTTTGAAGTGGTAGTACAAATGTCTTCTAAAAATTTATAATCATAGCTTGCATCATTAAGTATAGAGTTTAAATTAATACTACCTACTTGGACCAGTAACTTACAATTCaagaaattacattaaaaactaATCCTGAGAGACTTCTGAAATAGTCAAAACAGAACTCATAGCCAATGACATTTAAAAGTTATTACAACCACATCTGATACATGTAAAAGTTTGGTGGAGAAATGGACGATATAAAAAAGACCCAAATCAAACTTCTAAAGATGGAAACCTATAATGTGCAATAAAAATACATTGGATGGGATTAGCAGCAGATTAGACATTATAGAAAAAAGATGAGTGAATttgaagacatagcaatagaaactattcaaaaagaaacacagagaaaagaaaattaaaaataaatgtacaggACTGAGAAGTCCTGATTTCTTCACCTACTAGCTATGAGACCTTGGACAACCACTTAGCGTTTCTGAAATTCCATTgattcatctgaaaaatgagataATAGTGCACAGTTGCTGTAAatactacatatatttttttacttaaagtaCATATAACAGGGACCGGGATTCAGTAGTTGCTCAATTAATGTTAACTTTTCCCCTCCTCTAAATTATTTGTGGACCTGATTACacttttttatttgtcaataagGACATTAGCAATGCATAAGTTTGTAAATATGACATATTATAACTAGGAGAAAGACCTACAGTGCCAAACTCCTTCAAAGTTTTTTGTGCATAACTTCACAGAAACTTGCTAACAACAATCAAGTTCAGAAGCTTTTTACCACAGAGAAAGCAGATCCAATCCATTGTATGTTTCTGAAAATAGGTTAACAGGTTGGGGTTAACAGGTGAGGAGAGGGTgtgaaaaagaatcaagcagCCTGTCTCCAAATCAATACAACATACCATCTTTCTCACGTGCATTGCCTGATAGTTTGCTTATATGTCCCTAGGAAGAGCCCTGAGCATTCTTCCTTACATAGTACAACCAGGTATTACACATTTTCCCCCAACTTGAAGGACGTTGGCCTCCAGAATAACAATGATACTAGGTACCAATCCCATAGACCTCCCAAGGGAGTTGGTCCAATTATCAGCTCTGATGCTGAAGTTcctagaaggaagagaaagaatctcAACCCCCACCTTGTCATAAAGAACCTTCTAAAAGACTGCTGATTTTAGAGGATTACAATTGCCAGGTACACAGGAGTCGAAAGTCCCAGGAAATTAACAGTGACCACTGCAACGTGTGTTTATAGTGTCATCCAGGTACAAAGGACAGCAGAGAAACCGTGGTGCTGTCCAAGGTGCTAGCTCCGACTCAGTCGGGTGTCTGTGGAGCTCTCCAAGGTTCTGGGGCTGGCCTCAGAACCATTGTCCTCCAACCTGGTGTGTTGGTCCCCtcttactatatatatttttatttttttatttttatttttttaaaacacaatgaaCATTTtacttaaacaaaaagaaaatatttcactaaGCAATAAACCcaacatatttcttttctctccataTCTACATCCAATGGTGATATTTTATAGGCTAGTTTCTAAACAGATGCAAATTTTTACAAAGCAGTGAAAGCCATGTTTTGCTCAGGAATACTATGGTTCACATACCATACAGGTTATTTTACAGCAGATACTAGTTTGCCAAGCTTCAGATGGCAAAATGCTAAGTTGTGAATTGAGTATTGTCCAGCTAGTTGTTTCTCCTTGCCCTAGAGACTCTGGCAGCATGACTGTTGAGAGACTGCCTTATTGCTGCCACTTCTCTTCTCATAGTTGAATCCACTATGGGAGAATATTCATGTCCTTAAGATGCAAGTCCGAGCAAAAAGCCTCCCACAAATCCACTGGATATCACAATGTTCTGCTTGATAAATTCTGTTGCTTCTTCAATTGTTGATTTCAGGTGctgctttgtttgcttgtttcttaatctgtctttttgctttatttacatctttttcaACTCTCTTCCAGTCAATCTGCACATAGCCACTATGACTAGCAatctgaagaagaagaaagccaCCACCTACTGCAGTTGCTGCAAGTTTTCCAACTTTCTGGAACAGAAATCCTGCACACCAGCCAGTAATGCCACCCATTACAATCTGGGTAGCTACTGAGTATTTTTCTACCATAGGTCCCGAACTGTGGCCAAACACTCGATTCCACCACTGGTGTCTTCTTGCATACTCAGTTAAATCCAACACTTCATACGAGTCGTCATCACTTTCATATTCTTGGGGAGGGGGGTTCTGGGTTGCCATGATACCGCCAGCGGCCAATTCTGGAGTGGTCCCCGTCCACCCTCCTCTCCCTGGCACTTTaaggcatatttttatttttttaagaaggagtcttgttcttgtcacccagtctggagtgcagtggcacaatctcagctcactgcaacctccacctcccgggttcaagcgattctctggcctcagcctcctgagtagctgggattacaggcgcctgccactacgcctggctgatttttgtacatttactAGAGATGAGTTTTTACCatatcggtcaggctggtctcgaactcctgacctcaggtgacccacccacctcggcctcccaaagtgctgagattacaggcattagccaccatgcccggcctcccgCTGGCTATATTTTAAGCCTGATATCCAGATACTTAATCTCACCCTATTCCTGTCTTTGAACTCATTTGGTCAGAACCTGACACATATCACCCAGTGCCCCAGTTCCTACCGTCTTCTCTATCACTCTGCCTCAAAATCCAGAGATTCCAAGGATGAGAATTTATTGTGGACCCAAATGGCTAAGAGAGGCTCTTTTGGGAAGCTTTCTTACATCgtaaaaatttttgtaaacataaattatttgtatttgaaaGATCTAAAAGACAAGGAACTATGTATTGTTCTTGTTGTTAACAATAAATTACCTCAACACTATTTGAACAtaacaaaaatgtaataaaatttgaaacttcGTGTGTCCCAATTGCTTTATTCAACTACCTTACACTCCTTTCCTAGTGAGTTAGCTTGTATTCAGGTGTTCTGAgccatgaaaacatttttctttcttttctcttttttgtagagatggggtctcgctatgctgcattggctggtttggaactcctggcctcaagtgatccaaccattttagtctcccaaagtgctaggattatagacatgtgccatcgtgcctggcccaaagACATCTTTCATCGGAATTGCACCTTATTATTAGacacatttatgtttattatgtaaTGCTTTCTTCACATCCATACTGAAGAAGATCCAAAaggtattatgtctattttgtagatgaagaaaaacaaagcttaCATGTTACAGTCTTTGTAGAACACAGAGTGTAGTGGGAGACACAAGTTTTAAGTAAATCCACACCTGGATAAATATATTACTGTAAACGTTCATTTGTGTGAGGATGGTAAAGAGCAAGTTGCTTAGGAAATATGAAGGGAATACCATTTTAACTTGGAGGTAAGGAAAGACCTGAGGAAGTGATCTTGGGCTGAGACCTGAAAGATAAGAATGAGATATCTGGGCACATAATCAAAGAGACAGCATTCCAGGCAGGAGGAATAACATGTGTAGGCCcttcagtgggggaaaaaaaagaaagaaaaaaaaacaaagcttgaCACATCATGGGGAGAGAAGAGGGATGCAGTGCTATGCCACAAAGTCATTAGAGCTTTGCAGACCATGttaaagagtttggattttattccacgGTCAGTGGAAACCCattgaaatgttttaagaaaagcatgctatgtttcatatttttaaaagcacactcTGGCTGCTGACTGGCAGATAGATTAGAAAGACTGAAGAGCAGAAGTGGGGAGACTACTTATGAGCAATTGTGGTAGTCTAGGAAAGAAATGTTGGTGGCTCAGAACAGGGCAGTAGCACCAGGAACTGGAGAGCAGTTCCATGTTGCTCATCAGTAACATGTTCTGTCATCATGTGCTATCATCTAGTATGTTGTTTAGCACACAGAAGtcactaaataaataattgttgccaggcacagtgacccatgtctgtaattccagcactttgggaggccaaggtgggaggattgcttggtctcaggagttctagatcagcctgggcaacatagtgaaaccctgtctctacaaaaaatatataaactgctgggcactgtggctcatgcctgtaatcccagcactttgggaggccgaggtgggcagatcacaaggtcaggagttcgagaccagctggcccatagggtgaaaccccatctctactaaaaataccaaaattagccaggcgtggtggcacttgcctgtagtcccagctactcaggaggctgagggagaagaatcgcttgaacccaggaggcagaggttgcaaagagccgagatcatgccactgcactccagcctgggcgacaagtgagaccccatctcaaaaaaaaaaaaaaatatatatatatatatatatatatatatattagctgggtgtggtggcacatgcctgtagtcccagctactagggaggctgaggtacgaggatcacttgagcctgggaggtcaagtctgcagtgagccatgatcgtgccactgcactccagcctgggtggtaaagcaagatcctgtgtcaaaaaaaaaaaaaaaaaagtgagtaatTAATGAAACCATTTATTGTATGTGGCACACTTCTAAGGATTATTTTATCTGCATGGCTCCAAGTGCTTGTTTTAGTTGATAATCTGAGGGACATGCATTGCCAGGTCCTCCTTACAAGTTGATAACTGTGATATTTACCATGTTTTAACTCCTGGCCACACAGAGCTACAGTTATATAAACAACTTAGTCTATCTAAGATTATGCACTTCGGTGACACACAGAAAGACTTTGTGCCCCATAGCATAGTTgctctgagaggaagcttcttTGAAGTAGAAATCAGAAATGTGCAGCCACCACTGAAAACAGAATGGGATTTCATCACAAAAATGCTCATCTGGGCCATCCTCTAACATCGAAAGAATTTCAGTTGAGTAGACTAATATTCACTACTGGAATATAAGACACATTCTTATTGCCTGAAAGTTCTGTCTCACTCCTTTAGTTTGCGTTTCCCTGAAGGCAGGGCTTGAGACAAGGACTCGAATGCACATTTATTCAGGAGATGATCCCAGGAAGCAGGACTAAAAGAACCCAAGGAGTGAGACAGGATAGGAGGAAATGACAATATAAAGTGTTCTAAAGGTTGATGCTATGAGTACTGGGACCTCCAGAAAAGAGTAAAGAATTCCTCCTCTAATTGTCCACTTGAAAGATGGGAAACTGGAACATTTGTCCTcaagctcttgtccagcatcATTAAGGGTTTTTCTGGGATTGCTAACTTGTCCTGTGTATTCACAGGCTGTACTTCCTAGTTGAGTGGGCTCTGGAAAAGTGCCTGAGGCAGAATGTCAGAAGGCATGTGGAGTGTCTGAGCAGTGCAAGGGGAGATCGAAGTTCACATACAACTGTTCACCACAGCTACAGCAAAAGCGAGAGGTGTGCCAAAGTGATTGGCATGCATCTCAGAGGCATCTGCTCTGTTCTCCCATCAATCTGCTGGATTTCACTGTTCCCAACCTGTAAACTGGGGATAAATATAGCACCTATCCTAGAGTTGTTATGCACACTGAAATTCAAATAGCACAGCCAGCTGtacaccaatttttttttccttatccaAAGCTTTTAGACATGTAGAATTCGATGGCAGTCATGCGCCATGGCAGAGGCTGCTAGCTACCCACTCAAACACttgttctccttcctcctcctaaACAAAATCTCGAAGTTATTTGATGTAATACACTGCCACTCAACTGAAGGATATAGTGTTCTCGGGAGCCAGGTATAGTCATGTGACTAAGTTCTTGAAATAAACATCTAACTGGAAGTGTTCTGTGGTACTTACAGAAAGTCTTCTTTAAGGCAAAGTGGCatgctcttcttccccttcctctacTGTCTGGAACAAGCCCTTGATGGTTGGAGTTCTAGCAGCCACCTTGGACCATGAGGATAATGGCCCCATTGAGGATGGCCAAGTGGTACTTTGGAAGGAGATTCAGTCCCCACTAACATTGTAGAACTGCCTTAGCTGCACTGGGCTATCTCGAGACTCCTGAGAAAAATTCTATCTTGTATTAGGGTGTCTTGTTTAGGGGTTTTCTGATATATACAGATGAACCTCAGTGATGGTGGTGGGCTGAGTAACAGCCATCCAAAGATACCAGGTCCTGATTCCTGGAACCTGGGAATGTTGCCCTAAATGGCAAAGTTATTGCAGGTGTCACTAAATTAAGGGTCCTAAGATAAGGACTATTTGGATGAGTCCTAAATGCTATCACAAATGCCTTTATGAGAGAGAGACCAGGGAGATTGGACACACAGAAGGTGATGTGCAGacagcagagactggagtgatgttgCCACTaaggaatgctggcagccacCAGCAGATTAAAGAAAGACCAGATTCTGCCCTAGAGCCTTCTGAGGGAGTGTGGCTTTGCTGACAAACTGTTTCTGCCCAGGGAAATTGtgttcagacttctagcctctagaactgtcaGAATCGATTTCTGTTAAGCCAAAGCAAACTAATACATTAATCATAACTGATTCAAGGACAGTTACTCAATTCGAGGGGGCTTCCTGACAGTGGCACTGGGGTTGGGGCCAAGGGAGCTAACTACTCAGTAgtgaagaacagagaaaaggaaacaaacctCACTCAGCTATCCCTACACCTCAAAGCTGAAGTGGGGTGGCGGGGGGCTACAAAGCTCACTTGGACCTCAGTGGAGCCAGCTTTCTGGTTCAGGTACATGATATGAAGACACCCATTTTCAGACGGTGCTGAGAGGTACACAGCCAGTAAGACAGGGAGGCAGTGCTAAGAACCAGATCCTCTCCCTACTAGAGGCATGCTACCTCCCTCAACGACAACTCTAGTGGAACAGCTTGTACTggacatattttatgattctatcTCAACCTATCATTTCCTCTCTGATGCCAATTCTCCACCTCCCATTGTGTGAAGCCAAATGCAGCCTCCCCATCTTGACTTGATCCTAATATTCTCCTCCACCCCTAAGGACTATATCTGTTTCTTTCAACAATCTCTCTTCTTTTACCAAGACACAGTGTCACATACTTTATATACAACTTCTATAGGGCCATACTGCACAACAGCTAGAACATGAGTTCTGAAACCAGACTGCCTGTGTTTGAATACCTACTCCACTACTGTGTCCTTAGGAAACCTAATTAATGTCTTCTCAGCTGTAACATGGAGCTAATTATAGCACACTCTTCATAAAGTTATATTGAGCAAATGTGTGTAGTGACTAGAAAAGTCTCTGTCACATATTAAGTgccaaaaaaagatatatatatacatttatatgtacatatatatgtatatatatctgctGGTATTTACTACAGGGCAGCTGGGTTGATGCTGCACCATTTGAAGCAGTCCCTAACCATGGTTagtttaactgttttttttttttctgagtggcTTTTAGATTTTCTGCCTTCAAAAACATCCCcctagaaataacccaaatgcccaccaacaaTAAgcaataaattgtggtatattcatgtaatggaatactacatagcaatGAGAATGAATCTGTACTGATGATTCCATtgacacaaaagaacaaaaacaggcaaaataattTCTGGTGATAGAAGTCAGGGTAGAGGTTCTGTAAGGACTATAGTAAGGTACAGGGAGACTTGTAAGGTGCTGTGTTCTATCTTTATCTTGGTGAGTATAAGGCTATGTTCTTTGTAAAAATTCAAGTTGTACAACCATGactcatggttttattttttgaggagtctcattttgtcgccaggctggagtgcagtggcataatctcagcttactgcaacctccgccttccaggttcaagcgattcgcctgccccagcctcccaagtacctgggactacaggcacgcaccaccacgcccagctaattcttgtatttttagtagagacggggtttcaccatgttggccaggatggtctccatctcttgacctcatgaatcgcccaccccagcctcccaaagtgctgggattacaggtgtgagccactgtgcctggctgactcatgcatttttgtgtttgtgttacaCTTCAATTAAAAAGTGTTTACTTAATTCCCCAAGTCTATCATTCATTGATCAACCCAAGCACATGATACAACTGCTCATCCATCTGCTACAAGTGAGGAAGAGGTGGTGAAGCCACCCAGGTGCTAGATTGAGTAATAAGTCTGGAACTGGGCAGGGAGATTCCAACACTGGCTGGCAGCAGAAGGGCACACGTGAGAAAAAAAGGGTGCAGTTTACAATCATCACCAAAGAAAAGGGCCAGCTCTGTTTTCCTACTGAGAGATCTCTGCAGTGTGTCTTATGACCGAGAACCGTGGCATTTCCTTGGCTCCCTAGCCAGGGCAAAGGGCAAAGCAGGCAGGCTGTCCTAGGAACTAAAATGGCAAATGCCAAGCTATAATAGCTACAATAGCCTGGCATTTCCCAGTTTAAGGCCTAGAGTAGCATCTATTCCaaataaaaaactgaataaacagaaaatgaaagcttTAAGAGTAAAAGCTTTTAGTTTCCTAGTTAAGACTTTTCCTGAGAATGGAGTCACTGGTGCAGACATAATTTTGTAGTACAATGAGATTTTTGTTACAGAGCTCAAGTTGTTAGAACTTCTATCTACTGGTGGTGTCTGATATAACCTGGGCTCTCCAGTGTTACAACGGGCTTCCCAATCACACCACAATCATGGGGTTTAGGAGCTGCCATGACTATAACTAAAGACTTTCCCACATATCATACACACAAAACATTTCTCCATCGGGTATGTTATCCCTGAAGACTTCAAACAACTGCTACACTGACAACACTGTTTAAGTCAAAATTCTGTTCCAAAGGAAGAAAACCTAACTCAAATGTGCCAaagccaaaaccaaacaaacgaaaatggaatttattggcTGCTGCAATTCAAAACCCcatatgtatttttagtttcaggcATGGTTTAATGTGGCTGTTCAAACATTATCTTCAGTCTTTGACTGCTCTCCAATTCTCAGATGCCTTTTTTGCTGTGAGGACTTCATTCTCAGCCTCTATGAGAGTCTAGGAGTTCTTCTCAGCGTTAAAACCAATGAGGGTGGTGGGGCACGGAGAGTATTTCTTCCTATTAGCTCTTGCAGTCCTGGGACTCTAACTGGACCATCTACTGACATCTGAATCAGTAACTGTGGCTTGAGGGATGGatcagaggctgagtcaggcctGTGTCACACATTCCGTTCCTGAGTAGAAGATGGAATCCACTCAGTACATTTCACTGGAGTGTACTATTACCAGTAAAAGGGGGTAAAAAATTCTGGGAGGCCAAAATGACAAATGTCCAGCACAGGCTTCTCTCCAGAGTGGACATGCTCAAGGAGACCTAGCTGGGAAGAAGTCCCAAAGGCCTTCTCATACTTACTAcactcatagggtttctctccagtatggatTCTTTGATGCTGATGAAGATTTCTTTTGCTAGTGAAGCCTTTTCCACACTCATCACATACATAGGAAGACTCCTGAGTATGAATTCTCAGATGCCTTTTTAATTGTTCCTGAGCACTGAAGGCTTTTCCACAATCTACACAGTCAAAGGGTTTCTCCTCACTGTGAATTCTCTGGTGTCGAGTTAGTTTTGTATGAAAATTGAAGGCTTGTCCACATACTTTACAAGAATAAGGCTTTTCCCCTGTGTGAATACGCTGATGTTGGCTTAGATGGGAAGCCCTTCCAAAGCttttgccacactcattacactcatagggtttctctccagtgtggattTTCTGATGCCGAAGTAGGGGTGAATTACCAACAAAAGCTTTGCCACACTCACTACACTcatagggtttctccccagtGTGGATTCTCTGATGTACAACAAACTCGGAACTACTGGTGAAACTATTTCCACACTCCGTACAGTAATAGGGTCTGTCTCCACTGTGGATTCTCTGATGCCTGATCAGATTTGCATTATCATTAAAGGCTCGCCCACACTCCTCACACtgatagggtttctctccagtgtgaatccTCTGGTGCCGAATTAATGAAGAATTGCCATTAAAGGCTTTTCCACACTCACTACACTCAAAAGGTTTCTCCCCAGTGTGGATTCTCTGGTGTCTAGCATAGTAAGAAAAGTAGCTGAAGGATTTCCCACACTCCTCACATATGAAAGGTTTCCTTGCACAGGGGATTCTTGGAACCTTTCCTTGGGTATTTTTCACTGTGGGGATGTTCTGGTGCTTTTCCAGATTACATGTTTCTGGGAAGTCAGTTCTCTGAGGGACACTCTTCAGCTGACCATGTGACATCATCCCATCTCTTTCTTCAGAAATTCCCTGGATTAATGTGGACTCACTGTCAATGTTGGTCTCAACATCTGACATAAGagatagaaaacacaaaaaatgccACCTGAGAACTATACTAGAAACAATAGAACATTGAAAATGATAAGACTTTAAAAGAGATAATTTCAACTTTCACATCAGCACGCTGGGAAGAAAAGTCTGTTAAAATGAAAGTGCCAAATATCACACAGGCAGAGAACATCGAGATGGAACAGAGTATCAGTGGACACATCACACATGAGACTCCTTCCTAAGCTTTTCCACTCTAATAT of Rhinopithecus roxellana isolate Shanxi Qingling chromosome 20, ASM756505v1, whole genome shotgun sequence contains these proteins:
- the ZNF19 gene encoding zinc finger protein 19 isoform X1, with protein sequence MAAMPLKARHQEMVTFEDVAVHFTKTEWTGLSPAQRALYRSVMLENFGNLTALGYPVPKPALISLLEGGDMAWGLEAQDDPLAERTKNICKDVETNIDSESTLIQGISEERDGMMSHGQLKSVPQRTDFPETCNLEKHQNIPTVKNTQGKVPRIPCARKPFICEECGKSFSYFSYYARHQRIHTGEKPFECSECGKAFNGNSSLIRHQRIHTGEKPYQCEECGRAFNDNANLIRHQRIHSGDRPYYCTECGNSFTSSSEFVVHQRIHTGEKPYECSECGKAFVGNSPLLRHQKIHTGEKPYECNECGKSFGRASHLSQHQRIHTGEKPYSCKVCGQAFNFHTKLTRHQRIHSEEKPFDCVDCGKAFSAQEQLKRHLRIHTQESSYVCDECGKGFTSKRNLHQHQRIHTGEKPYECSKYEKAFGTSSQLGLLEHVHSGEKPVLDICHFGLPEFFTPFYW
- the ZNF19 gene encoding zinc finger protein 19 isoform X2 — its product is MVTFEDVAVHFTKTEWTGLSPAQRALYRSVMLENFGNLTALGYPVPKPALISLLEGGDMAWGLEAQDDPLAERTKNICKDVETNIDSESTLIQGISEERDGMMSHGQLKSVPQRTDFPETCNLEKHQNIPTVKNTQGKVPRIPCARKPFICEECGKSFSYFSYYARHQRIHTGEKPFECSECGKAFNGNSSLIRHQRIHTGEKPYQCEECGRAFNDNANLIRHQRIHSGDRPYYCTECGNSFTSSSEFVVHQRIHTGEKPYECSECGKAFVGNSPLLRHQKIHTGEKPYECNECGKSFGRASHLSQHQRIHTGEKPYSCKVCGQAFNFHTKLTRHQRIHSEEKPFDCVDCGKAFSAQEQLKRHLRIHTQESSYVCDECGKGFTSKRNLHQHQRIHTGEKPYECSKYEKAFGTSSQLGLLEHVHSGEKPVLDICHFGLPEFFTPFYW